A genome region from Micromonospora peucetia includes the following:
- a CDS encoding CDP-glycerol glycerophosphotransferase family protein → MRGDLVRKLAARGLATGLAVSAFLVLALTGATGWGLGLAVAALAAAGWERRVRPGADNVAETVLVAAGVLVGYARRLDAGFDPVLAATALVLLGLVLLAGPVREAANLEVRTANLPVRSWTPLVAARLGDALSVLLAVVAVAAVATLPAGVALAAVLLVGAAAGAVALDLARRRFRPSAGGSAVSRALRRHQPEFLLHFSAPPGSEYQVTMWLPYLERIGRPFLVMLREPDFLPAVAAATSAPVVYCPTTKAMDEALVPSLRVAFYVNHGAKNSHCIRFTQLTHVQLHHGDSDKAPSANPVSAIFDRIFVAGRAAIDRYARAGVDIPAEKFVIVGRPQVESIEVRPGQVPARANPTVLYTPTWTGHNADANYCSLPVAEALLRRLLDRGATVILRAHPYTSQNPASARQLGRLTELLAADRSRTGRRHVFGAAASRELTLTECVNRSDALVSDVSGVISDYLFSGKPYAVTDMVDSGDRFPEQFPLAGSGYVLRRDMSNVDEVLERLLDSDPLAETRWATRSRYLGDFPADSYAEGFLGAARHELDAGRPVPAPRTAGGPNPAALSPTP, encoded by the coding sequence ATGCGTGGTGACCTCGTCCGGAAGCTGGCCGCCCGGGGCCTGGCCACGGGCCTGGCCGTGTCGGCCTTCCTCGTCCTCGCGCTGACCGGGGCGACCGGCTGGGGCCTGGGCCTCGCGGTGGCCGCCCTCGCCGCGGCCGGCTGGGAGCGCCGCGTCCGCCCCGGCGCCGACAACGTCGCCGAGACCGTCCTGGTCGCGGCGGGGGTCCTGGTCGGGTACGCCCGGCGGCTCGACGCCGGATTCGACCCCGTGTTGGCCGCCACCGCGCTGGTGCTGCTGGGGCTGGTCCTGCTCGCGGGTCCGGTGCGCGAGGCCGCCAACCTGGAGGTCCGGACGGCCAATCTGCCGGTGCGGTCCTGGACCCCGCTGGTCGCCGCGCGGCTGGGCGACGCGCTGTCGGTGCTGCTCGCCGTGGTGGCGGTGGCCGCCGTGGCAACCCTGCCGGCCGGCGTCGCCCTCGCGGCCGTCCTGCTGGTCGGCGCCGCCGCCGGCGCGGTCGCGCTGGACCTGGCGCGACGGCGGTTCCGGCCGTCGGCCGGCGGCTCGGCGGTCTCCCGCGCGCTGCGCCGGCACCAGCCCGAGTTCCTGCTCCACTTCTCCGCGCCGCCCGGCTCGGAATACCAGGTCACCATGTGGTTGCCGTACCTGGAACGGATCGGCCGGCCGTTCCTGGTGATGCTGCGCGAGCCGGACTTCCTGCCCGCCGTCGCGGCGGCCACCAGCGCGCCGGTGGTCTACTGCCCCACCACGAAGGCGATGGACGAGGCACTGGTGCCGAGCCTGCGGGTGGCGTTCTACGTCAACCACGGCGCCAAGAACAGCCACTGCATCCGGTTCACCCAGCTGACCCACGTCCAGCTGCACCACGGCGACAGCGACAAGGCCCCCAGCGCCAACCCCGTCTCGGCGATCTTCGACCGGATCTTCGTCGCCGGCCGGGCGGCGATCGACCGGTACGCCCGCGCCGGGGTGGACATCCCGGCGGAGAAGTTCGTCATCGTCGGCCGCCCCCAGGTCGAGTCGATCGAGGTACGCCCGGGGCAGGTGCCCGCCCGGGCCAACCCGACCGTGCTCTACACGCCGACCTGGACCGGGCACAACGCGGACGCCAACTACTGCTCCCTGCCGGTGGCCGAGGCGCTGCTGCGCCGGCTGCTCGACCGGGGCGCCACGGTGATCCTGCGGGCCCACCCGTACACCTCGCAGAACCCGGCCTCGGCCCGGCAGTTGGGCCGGTTGACCGAACTGCTCGCCGCGGACCGGTCCCGTACCGGCCGGCGGCACGTTTTCGGTGCCGCCGCCAGCCGCGAGCTGACCCTGACCGAGTGCGTGAACCGCTCCGACGCGCTGGTCTCCGACGTCTCCGGGGTGATCTCCGACTACCTCTTCTCGGGCAAGCCGTACGCGGTGACCGACATGGTGGACTCCGGCGACCGGTTCCCCGAGCAGTTCCCGCTCGCCGGGTCGGGCTACGTCCTGCGCCGGGACATGTCGAACGTGGACGAGGTGCTGGAGCGGTTGCTCGACAGCGATCCGCTGGCCGAGACCCGGTGGGCCACCCGGAGCCGCTACCTGGGCGACTTCCCGGCCGACTCGTACGCCGAGGGGTTCCTGGGCGCCGCCCGCCACGAGCTCGACGCCGGTCGTCCGGTGCCCGCGCCCCGGACGGCCGGCGGGCCGAACCCCGCCGCGCTCTCCCCCACGCCCTGA
- a CDS encoding Gfo/Idh/MocA family protein — translation MSRKLRAGLIGLGAMGRNHARVLSGLDGVELVGIVDPAGDPTGQLRAPVLPAVEDLLALGIDYAVVACPTALHEQVGLELAANGVSALIEKPLAQSVEASVRLVEAFESAGLVAGVGHIERYNPALQSLRVRLEAGELGEIYQVVTRRQGPFPHRIADVGVVMDLATHDIDLTSWVTGRDYTSVSARTVSRSGRLHEDMVAAVGQLTDGIMVSHLVNWLSPLKERSTVITGDRGCFIADTLTADLTFYANAAIDMEWEALRTFRGVATGDMIRYAIPKREPLLVEHERFRDAVEGKESDIVTLRQGLRTVQVAAALLESASAGTTVAATPSDSDPLPAATAS, via the coding sequence ATGAGCCGGAAGCTGCGCGCCGGTCTGATCGGCCTGGGGGCGATGGGCCGCAACCACGCCCGGGTGCTCTCCGGCCTGGACGGCGTCGAACTGGTCGGCATCGTCGACCCGGCCGGCGACCCGACCGGGCAGCTCCGCGCGCCGGTGCTGCCCGCCGTGGAGGACCTGCTGGCGCTGGGCATCGACTATGCCGTGGTGGCCTGCCCGACCGCCCTGCACGAGCAGGTCGGCCTGGAGCTCGCGGCCAACGGTGTCAGCGCGTTGATTGAGAAGCCGCTGGCGCAGTCGGTGGAGGCCTCGGTACGTCTGGTCGAGGCGTTCGAGTCGGCCGGTCTCGTCGCCGGCGTCGGCCACATCGAGCGGTACAACCCGGCCCTGCAGAGCCTGCGGGTCCGGCTGGAGGCCGGTGAGCTGGGCGAGATCTACCAGGTCGTCACCCGGCGGCAGGGCCCGTTCCCGCACCGCATCGCCGACGTCGGCGTGGTGATGGACCTGGCGACGCACGACATCGACCTCACCAGCTGGGTGACCGGCCGGGACTACACCTCGGTGTCGGCCAGGACCGTGTCGCGCAGCGGCCGGCTGCACGAGGACATGGTCGCCGCGGTCGGCCAGCTCACCGACGGCATCATGGTCAGCCACCTGGTGAACTGGCTCAGCCCGTTGAAGGAGCGCTCGACGGTGATCACCGGCGACCGTGGCTGCTTCATCGCCGACACCCTCACCGCTGACCTCACCTTCTATGCCAACGCCGCCATCGACATGGAGTGGGAGGCGCTGCGGACGTTCCGTGGCGTCGCCACCGGCGACATGATCCGTTACGCGATCCCGAAGCGCGAGCCGCTGCTGGTGGAGCACGAGCGCTTCCGCGACGCGGTGGAGGGCAAGGAGAGCGACATCGTCACGCTGCGGCAGGGGCTGCGCACCGTGCAGGTCGCCGCGGCGCTGCTGGAGTCGGCCTCGGCCGGGACCACGGTGGCGGCCACGCCGTCCGACAGCGACCCGTTGCCGGCCGCGACCGCGTCCTGA
- a CDS encoding DegT/DnrJ/EryC1/StrS family aminotransferase yields the protein MPGPSAEFIPPARPVIGEAEIEAAVRVLRSGMVVQGPEVAAFEEEFGDLVAGRHGVAVNSGTSALQLTFMALGFGPGDEVIVPSFSFAATANAVRLVGATPVFVDIEPDSFCLDPAAVEAAVGPRTVAVMPVHLYGHPAAMDRITAIAERHGLAVVEDAAQAHGAALGGTPVGAFGIAGCFSFYPTKNMHSLEGGMVTTGDASFARTLRLLRNQGMEQRYANEIVGANMRMTDVAAAIGRVQLRQLPDWTAQRQANAKFLDSNINGVLTPPVAEGAVHVYHQYTVRVRGDRDAAQKRLTELGIGNAVYYPTPIHRLKPYLTEDGKPGPWELPETERAAAEVVSLPVHPSLSSHDLERIAEGANLAGGAR from the coding sequence ATGCCCGGGCCCAGTGCAGAGTTCATCCCCCCAGCCAGGCCGGTGATCGGAGAGGCCGAGATCGAGGCGGCTGTTCGGGTGCTGCGTAGCGGCATGGTGGTGCAGGGCCCCGAGGTGGCGGCCTTCGAGGAGGAGTTCGGCGACCTCGTCGCCGGCCGGCACGGCGTGGCCGTCAACTCCGGCACGTCCGCCCTGCAACTCACCTTCATGGCGCTCGGCTTCGGCCCGGGTGACGAGGTCATCGTGCCCTCGTTCTCGTTCGCCGCGACCGCCAACGCGGTCCGCCTGGTCGGCGCGACCCCGGTCTTCGTGGACATCGAGCCGGACAGCTTCTGCCTGGACCCGGCGGCCGTGGAGGCCGCGGTCGGGCCGCGCACGGTGGCCGTCATGCCGGTCCACCTGTACGGGCACCCGGCCGCGATGGACCGGATCACGGCCATCGCCGAACGGCACGGCCTGGCCGTCGTCGAGGACGCGGCGCAGGCGCACGGCGCCGCCCTGGGCGGCACGCCGGTGGGTGCGTTCGGCATCGCCGGCTGCTTCAGCTTCTATCCGACGAAGAACATGCACAGCCTCGAGGGCGGCATGGTCACCACCGGTGACGCCAGCTTCGCCCGCACCCTGCGCCTGCTGCGCAACCAGGGCATGGAGCAGCGATACGCCAACGAGATCGTCGGGGCGAACATGCGGATGACCGACGTGGCGGCGGCGATCGGCCGGGTACAGCTGCGCCAGCTGCCCGATTGGACCGCGCAGCGCCAGGCCAACGCCAAGTTCCTCGACTCGAACATCAACGGCGTGCTCACCCCGCCGGTGGCCGAGGGCGCCGTGCACGTCTACCACCAGTACACGGTCCGGGTCCGCGGTGACCGGGACGCGGCCCAGAAGCGCCTCACCGAACTGGGCATCGGCAACGCGGTCTACTACCCGACCCCGATCCACCGGCTGAAGCCGTACCTCACCGAGGACGGCAAGCCTGGCCCCTGGGAGCTGCCGGAGACCGAGCGGGCCGCCGCGGAGGTCGTCTCGCTGCCGGTGCACCCGTCGCTGAGCTCGCACGACCTGGAGCGCATCGCCGAGGGCGCGAACCTGGCCGGGGGTGCCCGATGA
- a CDS encoding glycosyltransferase family 4 protein codes for MEPGSASRPTRGRIVMLVDNGVQGDSRVQKTARSAAEAGWEVLLLGVLSNGAQESWRIGDAQVRLIRVPRSLGQHPSQFHRSWRRPLAYPPGRHGGYRVQRMKAWQAAIEERRVARAVARRSGGASLRHRVADLLAPPALLTAKALGRWAKFRAGELHRLRKRQQDPDALFTRTPIRFWQALLGPRSWRRLDRGLWDYELAFGPVIDELRPDIIHANDFRMIGVGVRATRRGRARGLDTRLVWDAHEFVGGVLGRADNPRWLPAQVAHVEEYVGTADAVVTVSATLAELLQRTHRLPVRPDVVLNAPPRPVAGAQLADGADVRARCRIDAATPLLVYCGGVNPTRGVELMIDALPQLPGTHVALVTLHPTASNAASEALLARAVAAGVADRVHLLPYVPHWQVPTFLAGADAGVIPIHHQPNHELALITKFLEYSHARLPIVVSDVRTMADTVKETGQGEVFRAEDLTDYVRAVRAVLADPGRYRAAYDRPGLLEGWTWETQVEVLEGVYRRVRPDLAPSFADRTVAVAG; via the coding sequence ATGGAACCTGGTAGCGCGTCGCGTCCCACCCGGGGTCGCATCGTCATGCTCGTGGACAACGGCGTGCAGGGCGACTCGCGGGTGCAGAAGACGGCCCGTTCGGCCGCGGAGGCCGGGTGGGAGGTGCTGCTGCTCGGTGTGCTGAGCAACGGTGCGCAGGAGAGTTGGCGGATCGGCGACGCGCAGGTCCGGCTGATCCGTGTGCCCCGGTCGCTCGGTCAGCACCCGAGCCAGTTCCACCGGTCGTGGCGCAGGCCGCTGGCGTATCCGCCCGGGCGGCACGGCGGCTACCGGGTCCAGCGGATGAAGGCGTGGCAGGCGGCGATCGAGGAGCGGCGGGTGGCCCGAGCGGTCGCCCGCCGCTCCGGCGGCGCGTCGCTGCGGCACCGCGTGGCCGACCTCCTGGCGCCCCCGGCCCTGCTGACCGCGAAGGCACTCGGCCGGTGGGCCAAGTTCCGGGCCGGCGAGCTGCACCGGCTCCGCAAGCGGCAGCAGGATCCGGACGCCCTGTTCACCCGCACGCCCATCCGGTTCTGGCAGGCACTGCTGGGCCCACGCAGCTGGCGTCGGCTGGACCGGGGCCTGTGGGACTACGAACTGGCCTTCGGGCCGGTGATCGACGAGCTGCGACCCGACATCATCCACGCCAACGACTTCCGGATGATCGGAGTGGGCGTCCGTGCCACCCGGCGGGGACGGGCCCGCGGGCTGGACACGAGACTGGTCTGGGACGCGCACGAGTTCGTCGGCGGTGTGCTCGGCCGGGCGGACAACCCGCGCTGGCTGCCCGCCCAGGTCGCCCACGTCGAGGAGTACGTCGGCACGGCGGACGCGGTGGTCACCGTCTCGGCCACTCTGGCCGAGCTGCTGCAACGGACGCACCGGCTGCCGGTCCGGCCGGACGTGGTGCTCAACGCCCCGCCCCGGCCGGTTGCCGGTGCGCAGCTCGCCGACGGCGCGGACGTGCGTGCCCGGTGCCGGATCGACGCGGCGACCCCGCTGCTGGTCTACTGCGGCGGGGTGAACCCGACGCGCGGCGTCGAGCTGATGATCGACGCGCTGCCGCAGTTGCCCGGGACGCACGTAGCACTGGTCACGCTGCACCCGACGGCCAGCAACGCCGCCTCCGAGGCGTTGCTCGCCCGGGCGGTCGCCGCTGGCGTCGCGGACCGCGTGCACCTGCTGCCGTACGTGCCGCACTGGCAGGTCCCGACGTTCCTGGCCGGCGCGGACGCCGGAGTCATCCCGATCCACCACCAGCCCAACCACGAGCTGGCGCTGATCACCAAGTTCCTGGAGTACTCGCACGCCCGGCTGCCGATCGTGGTCAGCGACGTGCGCACGATGGCGGACACCGTCAAGGAGACCGGGCAGGGCGAGGTGTTCCGCGCCGAGGACCTGACGGACTACGTCCGGGCGGTGCGGGCGGTGCTCGCCGATCCGGGCCGGTACCGCGCCGCGTACGACCGTCCAGGGCTGTTGGAGGGCTGGACCTGGGAGACGCAGGTCGAGGTGCTCGAAGGCGTCTACCGTCGGGTCCGCCCGGACCTGGCTCCGTCATTCGCCGACCGCACCGTGGCCGTCGCCGGCTGA
- a CDS encoding ABC transporter ATP-binding protein: MADTSTLNRSATTTPDGRRIPTVVVDDAHVIYRVHGGGGGGNTPVGALRRLVTRVPAPTVREIHAVKGVTFTAYRGEAIGLIGSNGSGKSTLLRTIAGLLPVNKGAVYAQGQPSLLGVNAALLNDLPGERNVTLGLLAMGLSPEEVRRRTPEIIEFSGINERGDFASLPMRTYSSGMSARLRFAISSAKNHDVLLIDEALATGDRKFRRRSEQRVRELREGAGTVFLVSHQIGTIRETCERTIWLESGVIRADGPTSDVVAQYEEYTAK, from the coding sequence GTGGCTGACACCAGCACCCTCAACCGCTCCGCGACCACCACCCCCGACGGGCGGCGCATCCCCACCGTCGTCGTCGACGACGCGCACGTGATCTACCGGGTGCACGGCGGCGGAGGCGGCGGCAACACCCCGGTCGGCGCGCTACGGCGCCTGGTCACCCGGGTGCCCGCCCCCACCGTGCGGGAGATCCACGCGGTCAAGGGCGTCACCTTCACCGCCTACCGCGGCGAGGCGATCGGCCTCATCGGCAGCAACGGCTCGGGCAAGTCCACCCTGCTGCGGACGATCGCCGGCCTGCTGCCGGTCAACAAGGGCGCCGTCTACGCCCAGGGGCAGCCGTCCCTGCTCGGTGTCAACGCCGCCCTGCTCAACGACCTCCCCGGCGAGCGGAACGTGACCCTGGGCCTGCTGGCCATGGGCCTGTCCCCGGAGGAGGTGCGCCGGCGGACGCCCGAGATCATCGAGTTCTCCGGGATCAACGAGCGGGGCGACTTCGCCTCGCTGCCGATGCGGACGTACTCCTCCGGCATGTCGGCACGGCTGCGCTTCGCCATCTCCTCGGCGAAGAACCACGACGTGCTGCTGATCGACGAGGCGCTGGCCACCGGCGACCGGAAGTTCCGCCGGCGCAGCGAGCAGCGGGTCCGCGAACTGCGCGAGGGCGCGGGCACGGTCTTCCTGGTCAGCCACCAGATCGGCACGATCCGGGAGACCTGCGAGCGGACCATCTGGCTGGAGTCGGGAGTGATCCGGGCGGACGGACCGACCAGCGACGTGGTCGCGCAGTACGAGGAGTACACCGCCAAGTAG
- a CDS encoding TetR/AcrR family transcriptional regulator, which yields MTTEKRRAPAGAAVLRDDITTAIRDAVMHELAVVGYARLSIEAVARRAGVSKAAVYRRWSSKLDLVLEIVGSVAGQRLQLPDTGSLTGDLELVFMIMSRALRHKLASQIIPDLLAEAARNPKIGQTLQQALHTYQQAMGERLISRAVARGELAAGLDHRVATDLIVGPLYWRLAVARVPLEPADVPRLVAAVVGALRAACELPRPPQDEVALVPQP from the coding sequence GTGACAACCGAGAAGAGGCGCGCTCCGGCTGGCGCGGCGGTGCTGCGAGACGACATCACCACCGCCATCCGGGATGCCGTCATGCACGAGCTCGCCGTCGTCGGCTACGCACGGTTGTCGATCGAGGCGGTGGCCCGGCGGGCCGGTGTCAGCAAGGCCGCCGTCTACCGTCGGTGGAGTTCGAAGCTGGATCTGGTCCTGGAGATCGTCGGGTCGGTCGCCGGTCAGCGCCTCCAGCTTCCGGACACCGGCAGCCTCACCGGTGACCTCGAACTCGTATTCATGATCATGTCACGCGCGCTGCGCCACAAGTTGGCGTCCCAGATCATCCCGGACCTGCTGGCCGAGGCCGCCCGTAACCCGAAGATCGGGCAGACCCTCCAGCAGGCCCTGCACACCTACCAGCAGGCGATGGGGGAGCGGCTGATCAGCCGCGCGGTGGCGCGCGGCGAACTGGCCGCCGGCCTCGACCACCGGGTCGCCACGGACCTGATCGTCGGCCCGCTGTACTGGCGGCTCGCGGTCGCCCGGGTGCCCCTGGAACCCGCCGACGTGCCCCGCCTCGTAGCGGCCGTCGTCGGCGCCCTCCGGGCCGCCTGTGAGCTGCCCCGCCCACCCCAGGACGAGGTGGCGTTGGTCCCCCAGCCGTAG
- a CDS encoding bifunctional cytidylyltransferase/SDR family oxidoreductase: protein MTQQPTTVADAAPDSWRPSRTVAVILAGGTGTRLGLGIPKQLLKIAGKPIIEHTLAVFEAAPEIDEIIVLMAAGHVADAERIVEQAGFRKVTKVVEGGESRNATTRLALDTIGPADCNILFHDAVRPLVSGRIVRECVNALWTYAAVDVAIPSADTIIEVDADDCITGIPVRSRLRRGQTPQAFRSGTIREAYRRAEGDPDFAATDDCGVVLRYLPGTPIKVIDGADENIKVTHPVDVHLADKLFQLAAAQSHQLADHRGYTEELAGRTIVVFGGSYGIGHELAELATRFGARVFPVSRSATGTHVERAEDVEAALRTAYEATGRIDHVVVTAGILEKGALAEMDEETIDRLIRVNVVGPVTVARRALPYLQQTRGHLLLYTSSSYTRGRARYALYSATKAGLVNLTQALADEWGEFGVRVNCVNPERTATPMRTRAFGEEPAGTLLSAEAVAQASLDVLLSDLTGQVIDVRRSADDPAREVRAAVVPAQPGGPADGTGTAAAGAEQHAW, encoded by the coding sequence ATGACACAGCAACCGACGACGGTGGCGGACGCCGCTCCGGATTCGTGGCGACCCTCCCGGACCGTGGCGGTGATCCTGGCCGGCGGCACCGGCACCCGGCTCGGCCTGGGCATCCCCAAGCAGCTCCTCAAGATCGCCGGCAAGCCGATCATCGAGCACACCCTCGCGGTCTTCGAGGCCGCCCCGGAGATCGACGAGATCATCGTGCTGATGGCCGCCGGTCACGTCGCCGACGCCGAACGGATCGTCGAGCAGGCCGGCTTCCGCAAGGTCACCAAGGTCGTCGAGGGCGGCGAGAGCCGCAACGCCACCACCCGTCTCGCCCTCGACACGATCGGTCCCGCCGACTGCAACATCCTCTTCCACGACGCGGTCCGCCCGCTGGTCAGCGGCCGGATCGTGCGCGAGTGCGTCAACGCGCTGTGGACGTACGCCGCCGTCGACGTGGCCATCCCGTCGGCCGACACGATCATCGAGGTCGACGCGGACGACTGCATCACCGGCATTCCGGTGCGCTCCCGGCTGCGACGGGGACAGACCCCGCAGGCGTTCCGCTCCGGCACCATCCGGGAGGCGTACCGGCGGGCCGAGGGCGACCCGGACTTCGCCGCCACGGACGACTGCGGCGTGGTGCTGCGCTACCTGCCCGGCACCCCGATCAAGGTGATCGACGGCGCCGACGAGAACATCAAGGTGACCCATCCGGTCGACGTGCACCTCGCGGACAAGCTCTTCCAGCTCGCCGCCGCGCAGTCGCACCAGCTGGCCGACCACCGCGGCTACACCGAGGAACTGGCCGGCCGGACGATCGTGGTCTTCGGCGGCAGCTACGGCATCGGCCACGAGCTGGCCGAGCTGGCCACCCGCTTCGGCGCCCGGGTCTTCCCGGTGAGCCGGTCGGCCACCGGCACCCACGTGGAACGCGCCGAGGACGTCGAGGCGGCGCTGCGCACCGCCTACGAGGCGACCGGCCGGATCGACCACGTGGTGGTCACCGCCGGAATCCTGGAGAAGGGCGCCCTCGCCGAGATGGACGAGGAGACCATCGACCGGCTGATCCGGGTCAACGTCGTCGGCCCGGTGACCGTCGCCCGGCGGGCCCTGCCGTACCTCCAGCAGACCCGTGGGCACCTCCTGCTCTACACGTCCAGCTCCTACACCCGGGGCCGGGCCCGGTACGCCCTCTACTCGGCGACCAAGGCGGGCCTGGTCAACCTGACGCAGGCGCTGGCCGACGAGTGGGGCGAATTCGGCGTACGGGTCAACTGCGTCAACCCCGAACGGACCGCGACACCCATGCGTACCCGTGCCTTCGGGGAGGAACCGGCGGGCACCCTGCTGTCGGCGGAGGCGGTGGCGCAGGCGTCCCTGGACGTGTTGTTGTCCGACCTCACCGGCCAGGTGATCGACGTACGCCGGTCCGCCGACGACCCGGCGCGGGAGGTGCGCGCGGCGGTGGTCCCCGCGCAGCCCGGCGGCCCGGCCGACGGCACCGGCACGGCAGCGGCGGGAGCGGAACAGCATGCGTGGTGA
- a CDS encoding ABC transporter permease produces the protein MAHTAVADPDSGLTQAQLAERYGLSFAGARPTLAAYARQLWSYRHFIAAYANAKVVASFSTARLGRLWQVLTPLTNAAVYFFIFGVILNTKGGIDNFIAYLCVGLFVFNFTSAAASGGVQAISGNLGLVRALHFPRAALPLAVTLTQLQHLVTAMVVLIGIVLATGEPITVEWLLLIPAVALQSIFNAGLALGMARLGAKLTDLRQLMPFVLRTWMYGSGVLYSIDKFAENLPSPVLVEIVHANPLLIYIELIRHALMEDVPLTSSAPQLWAMAAIWAVVIGVGGFVYFWRGEQEYGRG, from the coding sequence ATGGCCCACACGGCGGTGGCCGACCCCGACTCAGGACTGACGCAGGCGCAACTCGCCGAGCGGTACGGCCTGAGCTTCGCCGGGGCAAGGCCCACTCTGGCCGCCTACGCGCGGCAGCTGTGGTCCTATCGACACTTCATCGCGGCGTACGCGAACGCCAAGGTCGTGGCGTCCTTCAGCACAGCCCGGCTGGGGCGGCTCTGGCAGGTACTGACACCGCTCACCAACGCGGCCGTCTACTTCTTCATCTTCGGTGTGATCCTGAACACCAAGGGTGGCATCGACAACTTCATCGCGTACCTCTGTGTCGGCCTCTTCGTCTTCAACTTCACCTCGGCTGCGGCCTCCGGCGGCGTTCAGGCCATCAGCGGCAACCTGGGTCTGGTCCGGGCACTGCACTTCCCCCGGGCCGCCCTGCCGCTGGCGGTCACGCTGACCCAGCTCCAGCACCTGGTCACCGCCATGGTGGTGCTGATCGGCATCGTGCTGGCCACCGGCGAGCCGATCACCGTCGAGTGGCTGCTGCTGATACCCGCGGTGGCCCTCCAGTCGATCTTCAACGCCGGGCTGGCGCTGGGGATGGCGCGGCTGGGCGCCAAGCTCACCGACCTCAGGCAGCTCATGCCGTTCGTCCTGCGCACCTGGATGTACGGCTCCGGCGTGCTCTACAGCATCGACAAGTTCGCCGAGAACCTGCCCAGTCCGGTGCTGGTCGAGATCGTGCACGCGAACCCCCTGCTGATCTACATCGAACTCATCCGGCACGCGCTGATGGAAGACGTCCCGCTCACCTCGTCGGCACCCCAGCTCTGGGCCATGGCGGCCATCTGGGCCGTCGTGATCGGCGTCGGCGGCTTCGTCTACTTCTGGCGCGGCGAACAGGAGTACGGCCGTGGCTGA
- a CDS encoding alpha/beta fold hydrolase: MVDESGDRDDRRVLLLLHGMGATGDVWLPWAPLLERRWSGRWLAPDLAGHGWSPPLLAYSFPELAARIGTGLAAGGRFVVLGHSLGGVVGLALAARSAGLPVDAVVGIGIKAVWSPAELAKAGELAARPVTWFASRDEAARRYLRVAGLTGLFAPEDPVVEAGLRQVDGRWRLAMDPAGFGVGEPDLPALLAATDVPVLLARGEHDPMVTDAQLKELGVPVATLPGLGHNAHVEDPEAVLELVEPYR; this comes from the coding sequence ATGGTCGACGAATCGGGTGACCGGGACGACCGGCGGGTGCTTCTCCTGCTGCACGGCATGGGCGCGACCGGCGACGTGTGGCTGCCCTGGGCGCCGCTGCTGGAGCGTCGGTGGTCGGGGCGGTGGCTGGCGCCAGACCTCGCCGGCCACGGCTGGTCGCCGCCACTGCTGGCGTACTCGTTCCCGGAGCTGGCCGCGCGGATCGGCACGGGGCTCGCGGCGGGGGGCCGGTTCGTCGTGCTGGGGCACTCCCTCGGCGGGGTGGTCGGGCTGGCGCTGGCTGCCCGCAGCGCCGGGTTGCCGGTCGACGCCGTGGTCGGAATCGGCATCAAGGCGGTCTGGTCCCCGGCGGAGCTGGCCAAGGCGGGCGAGTTGGCCGCCCGGCCGGTGACCTGGTTCGCCAGCCGGGACGAGGCGGCCCGCCGCTACCTGCGGGTGGCCGGCCTGACGGGGCTCTTCGCCCCGGAGGATCCCGTCGTGGAGGCCGGGCTGCGGCAGGTCGACGGCCGCTGGCGGCTGGCGATGGACCCGGCCGGGTTCGGCGTGGGCGAGCCGGACCTGCCCGCCCTGCTGGCGGCGACCGACGTGCCGGTGCTGCTGGCCCGCGGCGAGCACGACCCCATGGTCACCGACGCGCAGCTCAAGGAATTGGGCGTGCCGGTCGCCACCCTGCCCGGCCTGGGGCACAACGCCCACGTCGAGGACCCCGAGGCGGTCCTGGAGCTCGTCGAACCGTACCGCTGA